Proteins found in one Cellulomonas palmilytica genomic segment:
- a CDS encoding phosphoenolpyruvate carboxylase — translation MLTPWTGSTDETPVAYLVRVTAPLPPRENQRGIARHEVPEPLRNDVRVLGEFLGRVLRESGGDGLLEDVERLRELAIAAHDDPESDALVRAEELVAGFTLERAEQVARAFTCYFHLANTAEEYHRVRVLREREAHVDPHTLTADDSLPAAVAQLASEVGEEEARRRLREVEFRPVLTAHPTEARRRAVSRSIRRIAELVAERDILSTGGVSLAENDRRLLAEIDTLWRTAPLRQSKPTVLDEVRTVLSVFESTLADVLPAVYRRLDDWLLDGDAGTTPPVVRPFARLGSWIGGDRDGNPNVTAEITRAAAQLASEQVLLELERSAVRTAAGLTLDGVGTPASSELNALWQRERSLSESIASRVAAESPNEPHRRALLFVVERLAATRSRNADLAYGSSGELEADLLVVQRSLVDAGATRQAFGDLQRLLWQVQTFGFHLAELELRQHSQVHESALADIAAKGIDGDLEPRTVEVLDTFRTIGTVQKRFGPDAARRYIVSFTQKAEHLAAVYELAELAYGGAENVPVIDAVPLFETFADLQASVGILEQALELPQVRKRLAENGRRVEVMLGYSDSSKDVGPLSATLALDDAQRRIAQWARDNDIQLTLFHGRGGALGRGGGPANRAVLAQPPGSVDGRFKLTEQGEVIFARYGDPHIAARHIEQVVAATLLQGAPSVEERNAEAAERFRSLADRLDASSRAHFHELVRAEGFPQWFAQVTPLEEIGLLPIGSRPARRGLSVSSLDDLRAIPWVFSWSQARINLAGWYGLGTALEAVDDLDELRSAYERWPLFATIIDNVEMSLAKTDERIAARYLALGDREDLAQLVLDEMARTRRWVLAITDSDAMLSRRRILGRAVQLRSPYVDALSLLQLRALRGLRTGDAPERAEDLQRLLLLSVNGVAAGVQNTG, via the coding sequence ATGCTCACGCCGTGGACCGGCAGCACGGACGAAACACCCGTGGCCTATCTTGTCCGGGTGACAGCACCACTTCCTCCCCGTGAGAACCAGCGGGGCATCGCCCGTCACGAGGTCCCCGAGCCGCTGCGGAACGACGTCCGCGTGCTCGGTGAGTTCCTGGGCCGGGTCCTGCGCGAGTCCGGCGGGGACGGCCTCCTCGAGGACGTCGAGCGCCTGCGCGAGCTCGCGATCGCCGCGCACGACGACCCGGAGAGCGACGCCCTGGTACGTGCCGAGGAGCTCGTCGCGGGCTTCACGCTCGAGCGCGCCGAGCAGGTCGCCCGCGCGTTCACGTGCTACTTCCACCTGGCCAACACGGCCGAGGAGTACCACCGCGTCCGCGTCCTGCGGGAGCGCGAGGCGCACGTCGACCCGCACACGCTGACGGCGGACGACTCGCTGCCGGCCGCGGTCGCGCAGCTCGCGAGCGAGGTCGGCGAGGAGGAGGCGCGCCGGCGCCTGCGCGAGGTCGAGTTCCGGCCCGTGCTCACGGCGCACCCCACCGAGGCGCGGCGTCGCGCGGTGTCCCGTTCGATCCGCCGGATCGCCGAGCTCGTCGCCGAGCGCGACATCCTGTCGACCGGCGGGGTGTCGCTCGCGGAGAACGACCGTCGACTGCTCGCCGAGATCGACACCCTGTGGCGCACCGCGCCGCTGCGCCAGTCCAAGCCGACCGTGCTCGACGAGGTCCGCACGGTCCTGAGCGTGTTCGAGTCGACGCTCGCCGACGTGCTGCCCGCCGTGTACCGCCGTCTCGACGACTGGCTCCTCGACGGCGACGCGGGCACGACCCCGCCGGTGGTGCGGCCGTTCGCGCGCCTCGGCTCGTGGATCGGCGGCGACCGCGACGGCAACCCGAACGTCACTGCGGAGATCACGCGCGCCGCGGCCCAGCTCGCCTCGGAGCAGGTGCTCCTCGAGCTCGAGCGGTCCGCGGTCCGGACCGCCGCGGGGCTCACGCTCGACGGGGTCGGCACGCCCGCCTCCTCGGAGCTCAACGCGCTGTGGCAGCGCGAGCGGTCGCTGTCGGAGTCGATCGCGTCGCGGGTCGCGGCGGAGTCGCCCAACGAGCCGCACCGCCGCGCGCTGCTGTTCGTCGTCGAGCGGCTCGCCGCGACGCGCAGCCGCAACGCCGACCTGGCGTACGGCTCGTCGGGCGAGCTCGAGGCGGACCTGCTCGTGGTGCAGCGCTCGCTCGTCGACGCGGGCGCGACGCGTCAGGCGTTCGGCGACCTGCAGCGACTGCTGTGGCAGGTGCAGACGTTCGGCTTCCACCTCGCCGAGCTCGAGCTGCGCCAGCACTCGCAGGTGCACGAGTCCGCGCTCGCGGACATCGCGGCGAAGGGCATCGACGGGGACCTCGAGCCCCGCACGGTCGAGGTGCTGGACACGTTCCGCACGATCGGCACCGTGCAGAAGCGGTTCGGCCCCGACGCGGCACGCCGCTACATCGTGTCGTTCACGCAGAAGGCCGAGCACCTGGCCGCGGTGTACGAGCTCGCGGAGCTCGCGTACGGCGGCGCGGAGAACGTGCCGGTCATCGACGCGGTGCCGCTGTTCGAGACGTTCGCGGACCTGCAGGCCAGCGTCGGGATCCTCGAGCAGGCGCTCGAGCTGCCGCAGGTGCGCAAGCGCCTCGCGGAGAACGGCCGTCGCGTCGAGGTCATGCTCGGCTACTCGGACTCGTCGAAGGACGTGGGGCCGCTGTCGGCGACGCTCGCGCTCGACGACGCGCAGCGGCGCATCGCGCAGTGGGCGCGCGACAACGACATCCAGCTGACGCTGTTCCACGGCCGCGGCGGCGCGCTCGGCCGCGGTGGTGGCCCCGCGAACCGCGCGGTGCTCGCGCAGCCGCCGGGCTCGGTGGACGGCCGGTTCAAGCTCACGGAGCAGGGCGAGGTCATCTTCGCCCGCTACGGCGACCCGCACATCGCCGCCCGGCACATCGAGCAGGTCGTCGCCGCGACGCTGCTGCAGGGGGCGCCGAGCGTGGAGGAGCGCAACGCCGAGGCGGCGGAGCGGTTCCGGTCGCTCGCGGACCGGCTCGACGCGTCGTCGCGCGCGCACTTCCACGAGCTCGTGCGTGCCGAGGGCTTCCCCCAGTGGTTCGCGCAGGTGACGCCGCTCGAGGAGATCGGCCTGCTGCCGATCGGCTCGCGTCCGGCGCGCCGCGGTCTGTCCGTGTCGTCGCTCGACGACCTGCGGGCGATCCCGTGGGTGTTCTCCTGGTCGCAGGCGCGCATCAACCTGGCCGGCTGGTACGGCCTGGGCACGGCGCTCGAGGCGGTCGACGACCTCGACGAGCTGCGGTCGGCGTACGAGCGGTGGCCGTTGTTCGCGACGATCATCGACAACGTCGAGATGTCGCTCGCGAAGACCGACGAGCGGATCGCGGCGCGCTACCTGGCGCTGGGCGACCGCGAGGACCTCGCGCAGCTCGTGCTCGACGAGATGGCGCGCACGCGCCGCTGGGTCCTCGCGATCACGGACTCCGACGCGATGCTGTCTCGCCGCCGGATCCTCGGCCGCGCGGTCCAGCTGCGCAGCCCGTACGTCGACGCGCTGTCGCTCCTGCAGCTGCGCGCGCTGCGCGGTCTGCGCACGGGCGACGCGCCCGAGCGCGCGGAGGACCTGCAGCGTCTGCTGCTCCTGAGCGTCAACGGCGTGGCCGCGGGCGTCCAGAACACGGGCTGA
- a CDS encoding threonine/serine exporter family protein has product MPGAWWVADVDPLPAASSDAVPTPVATTDAPTAPATQGPIPTVPATTSAPTPPPEATPEPSVATSPPPEPTPTSTPAPAATTLVPTPTSTGGTVWTTPPTVTTSELPVGVIALALLVLVAATAAIALATRRGAARRPVPAGGPAEGVVGRATATATDPRADARTVPLRVPTSTLLAGASAASDAEDDVVDLLAATVHDEAPEGPREEPASVDETVRFCLQLGEAMIDATAPVVQVQDALEHVAHANGLPDVEVVALPTALVLSTPRAEQTRTVAVSAGYRSLRLDQVHEVLEVADLAREGAVGPAEGSRRIAAAFASSSPYAAWQQALGYVISAVGLALVLGGSLTDVALAAVLGAAVVGFEKLTSAWAGPYRSIVVLLSAFGVSTAVFAASRTGLDVSLLPALVAPLITFLPGALLTTSVIDLATRQMIAGAARLAAGAMTLVLLALGIVGGANLVGIPASAVAPGGEQALGWVGAWLGVVVYGAGVTIRHSARRRAVPWILLVLVVAYAGQVVGGALLGSQVSGFVGALAMTPVALVVARHPDGPPAMVSFLPAFWLLVPGALGLVGVTSVLGESADQGITAVVTAATTMVAISLGVLTGLGAGSWALANRWWVRERAD; this is encoded by the coding sequence CGACGCGGTGCCGACGCCGGTCGCGACGACGGATGCGCCGACCGCCCCGGCGACGCAGGGGCCCATTCCGACGGTCCCGGCGACGACGAGCGCGCCCACCCCGCCTCCCGAGGCGACCCCCGAACCGAGCGTGGCCACGTCGCCGCCGCCGGAGCCCACGCCGACGAGCACGCCCGCCCCCGCGGCGACCACGCTCGTCCCGACGCCGACGAGCACCGGCGGCACAGTCTGGACGACGCCGCCCACGGTCACGACGAGCGAGCTGCCGGTCGGGGTGATCGCGCTCGCCCTGCTCGTCCTCGTGGCGGCCACCGCGGCGATCGCGCTCGCGACACGGCGCGGGGCTGCCCGGCGGCCGGTGCCCGCGGGCGGTCCGGCCGAGGGGGTCGTCGGGCGCGCCACCGCAACCGCCACGGACCCGCGGGCGGACGCTCGGACCGTGCCGTTGCGGGTGCCGACCTCGACGCTGCTGGCGGGCGCGTCGGCGGCCTCGGACGCCGAGGACGACGTCGTCGACCTGCTCGCGGCAACCGTCCACGACGAGGCGCCCGAGGGTCCGCGGGAGGAGCCCGCGTCCGTCGACGAGACGGTGCGCTTCTGCCTGCAGCTCGGTGAGGCGATGATCGACGCGACCGCGCCCGTGGTGCAGGTGCAGGACGCGCTCGAGCACGTCGCGCACGCCAACGGGCTGCCGGACGTCGAGGTCGTGGCCCTGCCGACGGCGCTCGTGCTGTCCACGCCGCGCGCGGAGCAGACGCGGACGGTCGCGGTGTCCGCGGGGTACCGCTCGCTGCGGCTCGACCAGGTGCACGAGGTGCTCGAGGTCGCGGACCTCGCGCGCGAGGGTGCCGTGGGGCCGGCGGAGGGCTCGCGGCGGATCGCGGCGGCGTTCGCGAGCAGCTCGCCGTACGCGGCATGGCAGCAGGCGCTCGGGTACGTGATCTCGGCGGTGGGGCTCGCGCTCGTGCTGGGCGGCTCGCTCACGGACGTCGCGCTCGCGGCGGTGCTCGGTGCGGCGGTCGTGGGGTTCGAGAAGCTCACGAGCGCGTGGGCGGGGCCGTACCGGTCGATCGTGGTGCTGCTGTCGGCGTTCGGCGTCTCGACCGCGGTGTTCGCGGCGTCGCGGACGGGGCTCGACGTGTCGCTGCTGCCCGCGCTGGTCGCGCCGCTCATCACGTTCCTGCCGGGTGCGCTGCTCACGACGTCGGTGATCGACCTCGCGACGCGCCAGATGATCGCCGGGGCGGCGCGGCTCGCGGCGGGCGCCATGACGCTCGTCCTCCTGGCGCTGGGCATCGTCGGGGGCGCGAACCTCGTCGGTATCCCGGCGTCCGCGGTCGCGCCGGGCGGGGAGCAGGCGCTCGGCTGGGTGGGTGCGTGGCTGGGCGTGGTCGTGTACGGCGCGGGCGTGACGATCCGGCACAGCGCGCGGCGGCGTGCGGTGCCGTGGATCCTGCTCGTGCTCGTCGTCGCGTACGCGGGGCAGGTCGTCGGCGGCGCGCTGCTCGGCTCGCAGGTATCGGGGTTCGTCGGCGCGCTCGCGATGACACCGGTGGCGCTCGTCGTCGCCCGGCACCCGGACGGTCCGCCCGCGATGGTGAGCTTCCTGCCGGCGTTCTGGCTCCTGGTCCCCGGTGCGCTCGGGCTCGTCGGCGTGACGTCGGTGCTGGGGGAGTCGGCGGACCAGGGGATCACCGCGGTCGTCACCGCGGCCACGACGATGGTCGCGATCTCGCTGGGGGTGCTGACGGGGCTGGGTGCGGGCTCGTGGGCGCTCGCGAACCGGTGGTGGGTGCGCGAACGGGCGGACTGA